In the genome of Octopus sinensis linkage group LG12, ASM634580v1, whole genome shotgun sequence, one region contains:
- the LOC115217914 gene encoding uncharacterized protein LOC115217914, with the protein MTEICEREKPKIRVKIVDAIINKEDLIQKEYTLHDIQQVTKNIDSTIKFLASVGLLHNSVVCCTQHMTFVTRKQCSDGKVWHCSVCRSYRSIRNDSFFSKSSIRLTRHLELIYWWTSIESTQSVVMNQVGLGSEAIVNWYNYFRDVCAMWCIDHPTKIGGEGVKVDIAESKFMHRQYHRGHYKEGHLILGMVERHSLNSVLVPVPDQSGATLLPIILEHVLPGTCIVTDGCHSYEKLQESAGHNLQFMDPKDEKLNRNKIEGTWNNVKNRYKHLYGLSDNLFSTYLQEFSWRRVHKDNTFMSFIYWVRHYYPV; encoded by the coding sequence ATGACTGAAATATGTGAACGTGAGAAACCGAAAATTCGGGTAAAAATCGTGGACGCGATCATTAATAAAGAAGATCTAATTCAAAAGGAATATACTCTACACGATATTCAACAGGTAACTAAGAATATTGATAGTACAATTAAGTTCCTTGCATCGGTCGGTTTACTTCACAATTCAGTGGTATGTTGTACCCAGCACATGACTTTTGTGACTCGTAAACAATGTTCAGATGGAAAAGTTTGGCACTGTTCTGTGTGCAGATCTTATCGTAGCATTAGGAATGATTCTTTCTTTTCTAAGTCTTCTATCCGTCTAACCCGCCATCTTGAACTTATTTATTGGTGGACGTCGATTGAGTCCACGCAGTCTGTTGTTATGAATCAGGTTGGTCTTGGTTCAGAGGCCATAGTTAATTGGTATAACTATTTTCGAGATGTCTGTGCCATGTGGTGCATCGATCACCCTACGAAGATCGGAGGAGAAGGAGTGAAGGTGGATATCGCCGAGTCAAAATTTATGCACCGCCAATATCATCGTGGTCATTATAAGGAAGGCCACTTGATCCTTGGGATGGTGGAGCGCCACAGTCTTAATTCCGTCCTTGTACCTGTCCCTGATCAAAGTGGTGCCACTTTGTTACCTATCATCCTTGAACATGTGTTGCCAGGCACCTGCATAGTAACGGATGGCTGTCATTCCTATGAAAAACTTCAAGAATCAGCTGGTCACAATCTTCAGTTTATGGATCCCAAAGATGAAAAACTCAACAGAAACAAAATAGAAGGGACGTGGAATAACGtgaaaaatagatataaacattTGTATGGACTTTCTGATAATCTGTTCTCGACTTACTTACAAGAATTCAGTTGGCGTCGTGTTCACAAAGATAATACATTTATGTCATTTATTTACTGGGTTCGGCATTATTATCCTGTGTAA